In the genome of Halapricum salinum, one region contains:
- a CDS encoding NUDIX domain-containing protein yields the protein MSPYLSDETWETVVRSVPLVSVDLVVHYDGGVILGKRTNEPAKGEWFVPGGTVRKHESLEDAVQRVANEELGVGVTIERRLGVYEHVYDVADIEDAGGKHYVPIGFEVRAESDSLDPDDQHADLQVFEPPFEIDLHPYVRQYLEDAGVMEN from the coding sequence GTGAGTCCCTATTTGTCAGACGAGACCTGGGAGACAGTCGTCCGCTCGGTCCCGCTGGTCTCGGTCGACCTGGTCGTCCACTACGACGGCGGTGTCATCCTCGGAAAACGAACGAACGAGCCAGCCAAAGGCGAGTGGTTCGTCCCCGGCGGAACGGTCCGGAAACACGAATCCCTGGAAGACGCTGTCCAGCGCGTCGCCAACGAAGAACTGGGCGTCGGAGTGACGATCGAACGACGACTCGGAGTCTACGAACACGTCTACGATGTGGCCGACATCGAGGACGCAGGCGGGAAACACTACGTGCCGATCGGATTCGAGGTTCGGGCCGAGAGCGACTCCCTCGATCCGGACGACCAGCACGCCGACCTCCAGGTGTTCGAACCGCCGTTCGAGATCGACCTCCATCCGTACGTCCGGCAGTATCTCGAAGACGCTGGCGTTATGGAGAACTGA
- a CDS encoding alpha/beta hydrolase gives MTEDRTWSRRGVLATVAGTALAGCSSGSEQTTGTTTNGEPSTEPSTTTRSRTRPPENTPLPTPGSEGVVRDVVFRRTPERDLKLDLYVPQEGGEHPFVVFAHGGAWIMGDKGERPMFDEMVAEGYAVADIQYRLATEKKYPAAVRDTAAAVKWVRDTAPFGIDGTAGALAGYSAGAHLAALVGFAPEHETFQPVEFKPEVSAAVDAVVGYSGPYDFTTPESEGNELIANFFGEDASDETLAEGSPVTHVDSEDPPALLLHGTNDVVVPTRSTTVLAAALRDAGVPVEEFIGDGAGHRMINNPEWREQTLPLQQQFLDERLQT, from the coding sequence ATGACAGAGGATCGAACGTGGTCGCGGAGAGGGGTACTGGCGACGGTGGCCGGGACGGCACTCGCGGGGTGTTCTTCGGGGAGCGAACAGACGACTGGAACGACGACGAACGGGGAACCGTCGACCGAGCCGTCGACGACGACGCGCTCGAGAACACGTCCACCCGAGAACACGCCGCTTCCGACACCCGGAAGCGAGGGCGTGGTGCGAGACGTCGTCTTCCGACGGACACCGGAACGCGACCTGAAACTCGATCTCTACGTCCCCCAGGAGGGCGGGGAACACCCGTTCGTCGTCTTCGCGCACGGTGGAGCCTGGATCATGGGTGACAAGGGAGAACGGCCCATGTTCGACGAGATGGTCGCCGAGGGCTACGCAGTCGCGGACATCCAGTATCGACTGGCTACCGAGAAGAAGTACCCCGCGGCAGTCCGGGATACCGCGGCCGCAGTCAAGTGGGTCCGGGACACCGCACCCTTCGGAATCGACGGAACGGCCGGGGCGCTCGCCGGCTACTCCGCTGGCGCACACCTGGCCGCGCTCGTGGGGTTCGCACCGGAGCACGAGACCTTCCAACCGGTCGAGTTCAAACCTGAGGTCTCGGCGGCCGTCGACGCCGTCGTCGGGTACAGCGGCCCCTACGATTTCACTACCCCCGAATCCGAGGGCAACGAACTCATCGCCAACTTCTTCGGCGAGGACGCGAGCGACGAAACCCTCGCGGAAGGATCGCCAGTGACCCACGTCGACAGCGAGGACCCGCCCGCACTGCTGTTGCACGGCACGAACGACGTGGTCGTTCCGACTCGATCGACGACGGTGCTGGCTGCGGCGCTCAGAGACGCCGGCGTCCCCGTCGAGGAGTTCATCGGCGACGGTGCAGGCCATCGGATGATCAACAATCCCGAGTGGCGCGAACAGACCCTCCCGCTACAGCAACAATTTCTCGACGAGCGCCTCCAGACGTAG
- the uvrB gene encoding excinuclease ABC subunit UvrB: MTDSGGPLSPDRPDAEHPFEVDAPFDPAGDQPEAIEQLASGFQQGMDRQTLLGVTGSGKTNTVSWVAEEIQQPTLVIAHNKTLAAQLYEEFRNLFPNNAVEYFVSYYDYYQPEAYVEQTDKYIEKDASINDEIDRLRHSATRSLLTRDDVIVVASVSAIYGLGDPQNYVDMSLGIERGQQIDRDELLGQLVDLNYERNDVDFTQGTFRVRGDTIEIYPMYGRYAVRVEMWGDEIDRLVKLDPLEGEIVSEEPAVLLHPAEHYSIPEERLQRAIGEIEELMDQRVSYFERQGDLVAAQRIEERTTFDLEMLKETGYCSGIENYSVHLSDRESGEAPYTLLDYFPEDFLTVIDESHQTVPQIRGQYAGDKSRKDSLVENGFRLPTAYDNRPLTFEEFEEKTDQTLYVSATPGDYEREHSDQIVEQIVRPTHLVDPEVEVSPAEGQIDDLMDRIDERVERDERILVTTLTKRMAEDLTEYLEEAGVAVEYMHDETDTLERHELVRGLRAGEFDVLVGINLLREGLDIPEVSLVAILDADQEGFLRSETTLVQTMGRAARNVNGEVVLYADEPSDAMNAAIEETQRRRRIQQAYNEDHGFEPTTIEKEIGETNLPGSKTDTGGTTDMDPDDADAAAHLIEELEGRMQDAADNLEFELAADIRDRIRELREEYDLAGTEAEEDGVVPEPEF, translated from the coding sequence ATGACTGATTCAGGCGGCCCGCTCTCGCCGGATCGACCCGACGCCGAACATCCCTTCGAGGTCGACGCGCCCTTCGATCCCGCCGGCGACCAACCCGAGGCGATCGAGCAACTTGCCTCGGGGTTTCAGCAGGGCATGGACAGGCAGACCTTGCTCGGGGTGACTGGCTCGGGAAAGACCAACACTGTCTCGTGGGTCGCCGAGGAGATCCAGCAGCCGACGCTGGTCATCGCCCACAACAAGACCCTCGCGGCACAGTTGTACGAGGAGTTCAGGAACCTCTTTCCGAACAACGCCGTCGAGTACTTCGTTTCGTACTACGACTACTACCAGCCCGAGGCCTACGTCGAACAGACCGACAAGTACATCGAGAAGGACGCCTCGATCAACGACGAGATCGACCGGCTGCGTCACTCCGCGACGCGCTCGCTGCTGACGCGCGATGACGTCATCGTCGTCGCCTCGGTGTCGGCCATCTACGGGCTGGGTGATCCGCAGAACTACGTCGACATGTCCCTGGGGATCGAACGTGGCCAGCAGATCGATCGCGACGAACTACTGGGCCAACTCGTCGATCTGAACTATGAACGCAACGACGTCGACTTCACGCAGGGCACCTTTCGCGTGCGCGGGGACACCATCGAGATCTACCCGATGTACGGCCGGTACGCCGTCCGCGTGGAGATGTGGGGCGACGAGATCGACCGCCTCGTCAAACTCGATCCTCTCGAAGGCGAGATCGTGAGCGAGGAACCCGCGGTTCTGTTACATCCCGCAGAGCACTACTCGATCCCCGAGGAGCGCCTGCAGCGGGCGATCGGCGAGATCGAGGAGCTGATGGATCAGCGCGTGAGCTACTTCGAGCGCCAGGGCGACCTCGTGGCAGCCCAGCGGATCGAAGAACGGACGACCTTCGATCTGGAGATGCTGAAAGAGACGGGCTACTGTTCGGGAATCGAGAACTATTCAGTGCATCTGTCAGATCGCGAGTCCGGGGAGGCTCCCTATACGCTGCTCGATTACTTCCCCGAGGACTTCCTGACGGTGATCGACGAGTCCCACCAGACTGTGCCCCAGATCCGCGGCCAGTATGCCGGCGACAAGTCCCGGAAAGACTCACTGGTCGAGAACGGCTTTCGGCTGCCAACTGCGTACGACAATCGACCGCTGACCTTCGAGGAGTTCGAAGAGAAAACCGACCAGACCCTCTACGTCAGCGCGACGCCCGGCGACTACGAGCGCGAGCACAGCGACCAGATCGTCGAACAGATCGTCCGACCGACCCATCTGGTCGACCCCGAGGTCGAGGTCAGTCCCGCAGAGGGGCAGATCGACGACCTCATGGATCGGATCGACGAGCGCGTCGAACGTGACGAGCGCATTCTCGTGACCACCCTGACCAAGCGGATGGCCGAGGACCTGACGGAGTACCTCGAAGAGGCGGGGGTCGCCGTCGAGTACATGCACGACGAGACCGACACCCTCGAGCGACACGAACTCGTCCGCGGCCTTCGAGCCGGGGAGTTCGACGTTCTGGTCGGGATCAACCTCCTTCGGGAAGGTCTGGACATCCCCGAAGTCTCGCTCGTCGCGATTCTCGACGCCGATCAGGAAGGCTTCCTGCGGAGCGAGACGACGCTCGTCCAGACGATGGGCCGTGCAGCGCGCAACGTCAACGGTGAGGTCGTCCTCTACGCGGACGAGCCGAGCGACGCGATGAACGCGGCCATCGAGGAGACCCAGCGTCGCCGACGAATCCAGCAGGCGTACAACGAGGACCACGGCTTCGAGCCGACGACCATCGAGAAAGAGATCGGTGAGACCAATCTCCCCGGAAGCAAGACCGACACCGGCGGGACGACCGACATGGATCCCGACGACGCCGACGCGGCCGCCCACCTCATCGAGGAACTCGAAGGCCGGATGCAAGACGCGGCGGACAACCTGGAGTTCGAACTCGCCGCGGACATCCGCGACCGGATTCGCGAGCTCCGCGAGGAGTACGACCTCGCCGGCACCGAGGCCGAAGAAGACGGCGTCGTACCAGAACCCGAGTTCTGA
- a CDS encoding ribonucleoside-diphosphate reductase subunit alpha — MSQTTRNHTETIRSILDHACRNHDTVLTEAVRADLTEAAARNSYRDAGRDELYDALVGTLTARSDRDPAYDAVAADVALQRHYREVTGENPRSEDADRRYRDTFAANVEEGVEAGLLDERLLKYDLEALADALVLDRDQEFDYIAVETLRQRYFLSTVEDEPLELPQAFWMRVAMGIGLREDPPERQERALEFYEALSTRRFVHSTPTLFHAGTAHPQLASCYLTTIEDDLESIFDAYKEHAKLSKWSGGLGNDWTNVRATGSLIESTGVESTGVVPFLKISNDVTAAINRSGKRRGAACAYLECWHLDYPDFIDLRRNTGDERRRTHDMNTAAWIPDLFMKRVREGGQWTLFSPDEVPELHETYGEEFEAIYEEYERMAEAGELRQSEQVDAQELWRETLTRLFETGHPWITFKDPCNIRSPQDHAGVVNSSNLCTEITLNTSDEETAVCNLGSINLAEHVASEGIDREKLADTVETAMRMLDNVIDLNFYPTENAERSNMRHRPVGLGMMGFHEALMTQGIPMVDDAAIEFADEVTELLAYHAIDNSAKLAKERGTYDSYEGSKWDRDIFPQDTVDRLEDERGVEIPLDTEERLDWGAVREHVAEHGMRNSNTMAVAPTATISTIAGTSPSIEPVYSNLYVKSNMSGDFTRVNEQLVADLEARDLWDDQLRDQLTYHDGSIQEIDRVPDDLKRLYRGAFEIDPRHQLKLAAVRGQWIDQSQSVNVFFPSTDGSKLNEVYQTAWEYGLKTTYYLRTLGASQIEKTTLDMAEYDDTQTRDESEDEQRKDHDAPTVEDPTCDACQ, encoded by the coding sequence ATGAGCCAGACGACGCGAAACCATACCGAGACGATCCGTTCGATACTCGATCACGCCTGTCGAAATCACGACACCGTTCTGACCGAGGCGGTGCGCGCGGACCTTACCGAGGCCGCGGCGCGCAACTCCTATCGGGACGCCGGCAGGGACGAACTGTACGACGCACTGGTCGGAACACTGACCGCCAGGAGCGACCGCGACCCGGCCTACGACGCCGTCGCCGCAGACGTCGCCCTCCAGCGCCACTATCGCGAGGTGACGGGGGAAAATCCGCGTTCCGAGGACGCCGACCGACGCTATCGAGACACCTTCGCCGCGAACGTCGAGGAGGGTGTCGAGGCAGGTCTGCTCGACGAGCGACTCCTGAAATACGATCTGGAGGCACTCGCGGACGCACTCGTGCTGGACCGGGACCAGGAGTTCGACTACATCGCCGTCGAGACGCTGCGCCAGCGGTACTTCCTCTCCACAGTAGAGGACGAGCCACTCGAACTGCCACAGGCGTTCTGGATGCGCGTCGCGATGGGAATCGGACTTCGTGAAGACCCCCCGGAGCGCCAGGAACGCGCCCTCGAGTTCTACGAGGCCCTCTCGACACGCCGGTTCGTCCACTCGACGCCGACGCTGTTTCACGCCGGGACGGCCCACCCACAACTGGCCTCTTGCTACCTGACGACCATAGAAGACGATCTGGAAAGCATCTTCGACGCCTACAAAGAGCACGCGAAACTCTCGAAGTGGTCCGGCGGTCTGGGCAACGACTGGACGAACGTCCGCGCCACGGGGTCGCTCATCGAATCGACCGGTGTCGAGTCGACCGGCGTGGTCCCGTTCCTGAAGATCAGCAACGACGTGACCGCCGCGATCAACCGCTCGGGGAAACGTCGGGGGGCAGCCTGTGCGTACCTCGAATGCTGGCACCTAGACTACCCCGATTTCATCGACCTCCGCCGTAATACCGGCGACGAACGCCGACGCACACACGACATGAACACGGCCGCCTGGATCCCCGACCTGTTCATGAAGCGCGTCCGCGAAGGCGGCCAGTGGACGCTGTTCTCCCCCGACGAAGTCCCCGAACTCCACGAGACCTACGGGGAGGAGTTCGAGGCGATTTACGAGGAGTACGAGCGCATGGCCGAGGCGGGCGAACTCCGCCAGTCCGAACAGGTCGACGCCCAGGAACTCTGGCGCGAGACCCTCACTCGCTTGTTCGAAACGGGCCATCCCTGGATCACATTCAAAGATCCCTGTAATATCCGATCGCCGCAGGATCACGCGGGCGTCGTCAACTCTTCGAACCTCTGCACGGAGATAACGCTCAACACGAGCGACGAGGAGACGGCAGTTTGCAACCTCGGGTCGATCAACCTCGCCGAACACGTCGCCAGCGAGGGGATCGACCGCGAGAAACTCGCGGACACCGTCGAGACGGCGATGCGAATGCTCGACAACGTGATCGATCTGAACTTCTACCCGACCGAGAACGCCGAACGCTCGAACATGCGTCATCGTCCTGTGGGCCTCGGGATGATGGGCTTTCACGAAGCCCTGATGACCCAGGGAATCCCGATGGTCGACGACGCCGCGATCGAATTCGCCGACGAGGTCACGGAACTGCTCGCCTACCACGCCATCGACAACTCCGCGAAACTCGCGAAGGAACGCGGTACGTATGATTCCTACGAGGGTAGTAAGTGGGACCGCGACATCTTCCCCCAGGACACGGTCGACCGACTCGAAGACGAACGCGGCGTCGAGATTCCACTCGATACAGAGGAGCGACTGGACTGGGGCGCTGTCCGCGAACACGTCGCCGAGCACGGGATGCGAAACTCGAACACGATGGCCGTCGCGCCGACGGCGACGATCTCGACGATCGCCGGCACCAGCCCGTCGATCGAGCCGGTCTACTCCAATCTCTACGTGAAGTCCAACATGTCCGGGGACTTCACGAGAGTCAACGAGCAGCTGGTCGCCGATCTCGAAGCGCGTGACCTGTGGGACGACCAGCTCCGTGATCAGCTGACCTATCACGACGGTTCGATCCAGGAGATCGATCGCGTCCCCGACGACCTGAAACGGCTCTATCGCGGCGCGTTCGAGATCGATCCTCGCCACCAACTCAAACTCGCCGCTGTCAGGGGGCAGTGGATCGACCAGAGTCAGTCGGTCAACGTCTTCTTCCCCAGTACCGACGGCTCGAAACTCAACGAGGTCTACCAGACCGCCTGGGAGTACGGTCTGAAGACGACCTACTACCTCCGTACGCTGGGGGCGAGCCAGATCGAGAAGACCACGCTGGACATGGCCGAATACGA